One Coffea eugenioides isolate CCC68of unplaced genomic scaffold, Ceug_1.0 ScVebR1_78;HRSCAF=398, whole genome shotgun sequence genomic window, CTTCCTCCTGATTCTCGACCTTTTCCATCATTCGAGAACTCATCTCATACAAACCCAGCTCCTGAAGATGGCTCAAGTGCTGAATTCCCGAAGGTAAGTCCTCTAGTAATGGAAGCTGTTTCAGAATTAGTCTTTGGAGATGAGGGCATGCACCCTCCTCCATTGTCATCCTTCTCAATCCTTCCATTCTCCTTAGCCACAACCGTTTCAGCTTTAGGAACCCTCCAGCCTTGAAACACAACCTTTCTCCCTGGTAAGATCCACAGAAACTAATTTCACCCAAATTGGGCAAATGTTGGAGGAATTCAAGCGGATCCTCCTCAGCCCTTAACCCGCTCCAGATCAAATCTAATCTTACCAAGTTTTGAAGATGAGTTATCCATACTGGCATCGTTTCTAAGCGGCCACGCACAAGTAACACACGAAGAGATTGAAGAAacgaacaagaagaagaagaagaaagagaatgtTGATGATGATTTAGATCAATTATCTCATGATCATCACCTTTTCCAACTGAAGCAATGCTTAATTGCCGAAGGCTGGTGAGGTTGACAAGGGAGGAGCAGAGCTCCTTTCCATCCTCTCTTCTCAACTGTGTAATACATAACTCTCTTAATTGGGTCAATTTTCCTATCTCTTTAACTATTACAGATCCGCTGCTTGCATCTATGGTGCTTAATGTTTGTAGTGAGAGAAGCCCTCCCAATTTTGATGGACCTTTAAACCCATGAAATCCATAATCAGCACTTGAGGGATCAACTCGTTGGAATACTATGAGATGCCGAAGCTTTTGCAGCTTTAGGATTTCCACGGGTAATTCCCTAACTCCAGTGTTCCCCAAATTCAGATATTCCAAGTGTTGAAGCTTTCCAATAGCTTGCGGGACTCTTGCCACTTTTGTACCATATAGGTTCAGATACGTGAGATGCAACAAGTTGAAAACCTCATTTGGTGTTTCCTCTATCTCTTcaccttccaaatccaaaacctTTAGCAACTTGCTACTCCTTAAAACTTCAGATAGGAAAGTTTTGGATAGTAATGGGTTGGTGGAACGAACTCTGATGAATGATCGAAGGTgttcaaaggaataaaatggtCTTTGTTGGTGGTGTGGGATGATGCTGCTGTTACTACTACTATGGATTGCTAGACGGCGTACCTTCTCAGATGGCCACGTTATTGGTTGTCCAGTAGTAACTGTGACCATGTTTTGTTCCCTTGACTTGATGAGAATAACTTCTCTCATTAGGTCATGGATTCGACAAAAGGAGGGTGTTCCTTCATAAAACATTTCAGTTACTTGAATTAGGCTTCTGCTGATGAGTTCACAGAGACAACACCAGGCTACATCTTCAATACTCATTCCTTCTCTCCATTCTACAAATCTTTCAGCAATCCACAAATTAATTAGTCTTGCGCATCCTATTTCGCAATCCTCTGGGTAGATACTTGTGTACAACAGACATGTCTTTAGATGCCAAGGCAAATCACTATAACTAAGAGAGAGTATCATTTTAACTCTCTCTAGCTTACCTGTTCCTTCTAATTCACCCCCAAGACTGTGTTGAATCTTCTCCCATTCATCTATTCTGCTCGCGTCCTTCGAAGCCAAGAGCCCACCGATTGCAACAATCGCCAAAGGCAAACCGTCACATTTATCCAATACAGCTTTTGCAACATTCATCAGGTGGGCGGGGCAACGATTTCCTTTAAAGATCTTGTTACAAAATAGGGTCCACGAATCTTCAATTGATAGTGGCTCCTTTTTGTAGACATAATCCTGAGATTCTATGCAAGAGGCAAAGGCTACATCGGCATTTCGTGTTGTTAGCATGACACGATTGCCGTGGCTACCCTCAGGCAGTGCAAATTTGATTTCATTCCAAAATTCCACGTCCCACACGTCATCGAACACAATTGCATACCTTCCagcttgttgaagaaaatctttaacaaattttttcaACTCAATGGTAGAAATAGATTCGATGAATTGTGGGACTGATTTGTTCAATTCCTTGTGCAACTGCCAAATCAAGTCTCTCAGGAGCTTTGGAAAGTCGCATGTTTGAGAGACGGTTACCCAGGCACGAACTGGGAAATTCTTTCTAACATCTGGATCTTCATGGACCTTTTTGACTAGGGTAGTTTTGCCGAGTCCTCCCATTCCAACCACTGAAACAACTTTGAGCTGGTGATCGTGCCCCTCGAGAAGCTTAGAAATCAGATGTTGTTTCGGCTGGTCAATGCCAACCAATTTTGCTTCCTCCACTAGAAGTGCATCATCCCTGCTATAGCGCCATGAGTCGTTCATGGTTGAAGATCCAGTGACACGGTCGTCGATGCCAAATTCGGCTTGGTATCTCTGACGTCCTTCTGAAATATTTTTGATTCTGGACTTTATGCTTTGAATTTCACTGGCAACCTGATGACGAGCTCGCAAGCTCTTAATGGCTTTGAGAATTCTATGAAGAGAGCCACAGAATCCATGATGTCGGCGGCCAGCAAAGCGAAGTACAAATTCATCGAGAACATCTTCAATGTCATAAGCAGCTTCGCGCACTTGGTTGATCCATTCTTGGAGCCTGggatcatcatcttcttttgCTTCAGCCACTTTGAGGAAAGCTTTCATATGCCCCAACTCATCCTTGATTAGTTGGACCTCTTGTCGAAGCCCTCCCAATAGGCTTCCCTCCTCTCGGAGTAAG contains:
- the LOC113758912 gene encoding disease resistance protein RPM1-like — encoded protein: MAETVLSFVSDHLATLLREEGSLLGGLRQEVQLIKDELGHMKAFLKVAEAKEDDDPRLQEWINQVREAAYDIEDVLDEFVLRFAGRRHHGFCGSLHRILKAIKSLRARHQVASEIQSIKSRIKNISEGRQRYQAEFGIDDRVTGSSTMNDSWRYSRDDALLVEEAKLVGIDQPKQHLISKLLEGHDHQLKVVSVVGMGGLGKTTLVKKVHEDPDVRKNFPVRAWVTVSQTCDFPKLLRDLIWQLHKELNKSVPQFIESISTIELKKFVKDFLQQAGRYAIVFDDVWDVEFWNEIKFALPEGSHGNRVMLTTRNADVAFASCIESQDYVYKKEPLSIEDSWTLFCNKIFKGNRCPAHLMNVAKAVLDKCDGLPLAIVAIGGLLASKDASRIDEWEKIQHSLGGELEGTGKLERVKMILSLSYSDLPWHLKTCLLYTSIYPEDCEIGCARLINLWIAERFVEWREGMSIEDVAWCCLCELISRSLIQVTEMFYEGTPSFCRIHDLMREVILIKSREQNMVTVTTGQPITWPSEKVRRLAIHSSSNSSIIPHHQQRPFYSFEHLRSFIRVRSTNPLLSKTFLSEVLRSSKLLKVLDLEGEEIEETPNEVFNLLHLTYLNLYGTKVARVPQAIGKLQHLEYLNLGNTGVRELPVEILKLQKLRHLIVFQRVDPSSADYGFHGFKGPSKLGGLLSLQTLSTIDASSGSVIVKEIGKLTQLRELCITQLRREDGKELCSSLVNLTSLRQLSIASVGKGDDHEIIDLNHHQHSLSSSSSCSFLQSLRVLLVRGRLETMPVWITHLQNLVRLDLIWSGLRAEEDPLEFLQHLPNLGEISFCGSYQGERLCFKAGGFLKLKRLWLRRMEGLRRMTMEEGACPHLQRLILKQLPLLEDLPSGIQHLSHLQELGLYEMSSRMMEKVENQEEESEDYRRMTHIPEIVIGFYTDDGRRRIRRLWGKKKKKTILA